The following are encoded in a window of Labrus bergylta chromosome 16, fLabBer1.1, whole genome shotgun sequence genomic DNA:
- the rcn3 gene encoding reticulocalbin-3 isoform X2, with product MSTMKLLTSLVSLCVLAAVAFAVPAQEKRIHHHADLSDHAHDDAHGFQYDHEAFLGKEEAKTFDQLTPEESKEKLAKIVDRIDMDKDGFVSHGELHYWIKHRQRRYIEENVNKHWNDYDQNQDGKIAWEEYKNTTYGYYIDDEFHDIEDKARYKSMLTRDERRFKMADRDRDGIATREEFTAFLHPEEFDYMRDVVVQETVDDIDKDGDGKINIHEYIGDMFSPESGETEPEWVHTERKQFSDFRDSNKDGYMDADEVAQWILPGEVDHADNEAKHLIHETDTNKDGRLTLSELIEHLDFIKISTITDYGGMKVEEHDEL from the exons ATG TCCACCATGAAGCTGCTCACATCGTTAGTGTCTCTCTGCGTCCTGGCTGCTGTAGCCTTCGCCGTACCTGCTCAGGAGAAACGCATCCATCACCACGCCGACCTGAGTGACCACGCCCATGATGACGCCCACGGCTTCCAGTACGACCACGAGGCGTTCCTTGGGAAGGAGGAGGCCAAAACCTTCGACCAATTGACCCCCGAGGAGAGCAAGGAGAAGCTGGC GAAGATCGTGGATCGTATCGACATGGACAAAGACGGCTTCGTGAGTCACGGTGAGCTGCACTACTGGATCAAACACCGGCAGAGGAGGTACATCGAGGAAAACGTGAACAAACACTGGAACGACTACGACCAGAACCAGGACGGAAAGATCGCCTGGGAGGAGTACAAGAACACCACCTACGGATACTACATCG ATGACGAGTTCCATGACATTGAAGACAAAGCCAGGTATAAGTCCATGCTGACCCGGGACGAGAGACGATTCAAGATGGccgacagagacagagacggcATCGCCACACGAGAGGAGTTCACCGCCTTCCTCCACCCGGAGGAGTTTGACTACATGAGAGATGTGGTGGTGCAG gaaaCGGTCGATGACATCGATAAGGACGGAGACGGAAAAATCAACATACATGAATACATCG gtGACATGTTCTCACCTGAGAGCGGGGAGACCGAGCCTGAGTGGGTCCACACGGAGAGGAAACAGTTTTCTGACTTCAGAGACTCAAATAAAGACGGTTACATGGACGCTGACGAGGTGGCTCAGTGGATCCTACCTGGAGAGGTGGACCACGCCGACAACGAGGCCAAACACCTTATCCACGAGACGGACACTAACAAg GACGGACGTCTGACTCTGAGCGAGCTGATTGAACATCTGGACTTCATCAAGATCAGCACCATCACTGACTACGGAGGCATGAAGGTCGAGGAACACGACGAGCTGTGA
- the rcn3 gene encoding reticulocalbin-3 isoform X1, translating into MSTMKLLTSLVSLCVLAAVAFAVPAQEKRIHHHADLSDHAHDDAHGFQYDHEAFLGKEEAKTFDQLTPEESKEKLAKIVDRIDMDKDGFVSHGELHYWIKHRQRRYIEENVNKHWNDYDQNQDGKIAWEEYKNTTYGYYIDDEFHDIEDKARYKSMLTRDERRFKMADRDRDGIATREEFTAFLHPEEFDYMRDVVVQETVDDIDKDGDGKINIHEYIGDMFSPESGETEPEWVHTERKQFSDFRDSNKDGYMDADEVAQWILPGEVDHADNEAKHLIHETDTNKDQKITKKEILENWNMFVGSQATNYGEDLTKRHDEL; encoded by the exons ATG TCCACCATGAAGCTGCTCACATCGTTAGTGTCTCTCTGCGTCCTGGCTGCTGTAGCCTTCGCCGTACCTGCTCAGGAGAAACGCATCCATCACCACGCCGACCTGAGTGACCACGCCCATGATGACGCCCACGGCTTCCAGTACGACCACGAGGCGTTCCTTGGGAAGGAGGAGGCCAAAACCTTCGACCAATTGACCCCCGAGGAGAGCAAGGAGAAGCTGGC GAAGATCGTGGATCGTATCGACATGGACAAAGACGGCTTCGTGAGTCACGGTGAGCTGCACTACTGGATCAAACACCGGCAGAGGAGGTACATCGAGGAAAACGTGAACAAACACTGGAACGACTACGACCAGAACCAGGACGGAAAGATCGCCTGGGAGGAGTACAAGAACACCACCTACGGATACTACATCG ATGACGAGTTCCATGACATTGAAGACAAAGCCAGGTATAAGTCCATGCTGACCCGGGACGAGAGACGATTCAAGATGGccgacagagacagagacggcATCGCCACACGAGAGGAGTTCACCGCCTTCCTCCACCCGGAGGAGTTTGACTACATGAGAGATGTGGTGGTGCAG gaaaCGGTCGATGACATCGATAAGGACGGAGACGGAAAAATCAACATACATGAATACATCG gtGACATGTTCTCACCTGAGAGCGGGGAGACCGAGCCTGAGTGGGTCCACACGGAGAGGAAACAGTTTTCTGACTTCAGAGACTCAAATAAAGACGGTTACATGGACGCTGACGAGGTGGCTCAGTGGATCCTACCTGGAGAGGTGGACCACGCCGACAACGAGGCCAAACACCTTATCCACGAGACGGACACTAACAAg GACCAGAAGATAACGAAGAAGGAGATTCTAGAGAACTGGAACATGTTTGTGGGCAGCCAGGCCACCAACTACGGAGAAGATTTAACCAAGAGACACGACGAGCTCTGA